A genomic stretch from Oreochromis niloticus isolate F11D_XX linkage group LG11, O_niloticus_UMD_NMBU, whole genome shotgun sequence includes:
- the im:7147486 gene encoding zinc finger protein Xfin, protein MMLGLQGNAAKVYRCVACSATFTGLASLLVHQATHASSPSKVTSPPPTQPNISPHETPFASTDSSIEHLSSPTLLPDSPTPSFFICDCGEEFQDFGLMLEHKRSHISQIQLLQPLDSNIVLSSATDCNKDFPTQHVSFTPVTQSSLALTCPSTSKSPAVELPTLTAHKADVSLEDDIAIVTDPQGQGAPPENDSEEQLQNMSSTAEQIPETVEETNFEENTNSVRSCEKGENLPTNNILMKLLASAYMKHLPLPQSQDQNENTVIPKQEAVPVDITPGSKTEAPPINDLSIAQLRRLLAKPDIKTKAPSISRILESSKKRVVSLTKTLSPVVVLETRQKLMDPVGNGTYGKYQCGRCRRVFQNLDRLTEHHFLHKKERIKCCRRCKQLIIGRLPLPDNHVCPQFGNRALPPSSALKTKFPFAQKIVPFHSLNNAKKVFFCPMCKHSYARRWNLKTHKCQGPRSVLSRQINPSIQKMLALRPTNSVANDGVDEVNAASQNSKSIAVGTEVTGRIKVEVTSPNAEQSAASQLAWARPAQNFSPFSLKSPVMEQHKDNSVCSISLQQGEENNWDAEAANSDGSNEGQWTMPLDDETQVFSSAEKGVDDEAKNSFSAEHGLRYFVRDGVKRYPCNRCQKTYSRASTLRRHLRLCGFRPRGFGAIAQGGSQGLITLNANNIKPMFSCFVCGKTFNRKDNMMVHRKRCQFQRTMADVERGTVQTSLPGNGSAEPASQTQEDDGGNWGIMSLPSVLPRRVTCECGVGFTSPRLLLEHLQKHAQESYTCPTCGETVNSWADYEVHLQIHMHPHHQLLKGLQPQRSQPLLIRFQQQQPPPPPQQQQQQQQQQQQAQSVHPPPQKQSHSEPLPNPPKKQGRIVCTRCGNTFATRCSLRRHISWNRCKGARVTNQFASPPKSVHCSHCNADFPNTISLIFHQRSGACKPAIKPVRCPVCLRWFGTVESLQKHLLTHKQSESYRCDVCQGTYPNLKSLKNHRRRIHRIMAGDINPKTQEQLTS, encoded by the coding sequence ATGATGCTTGGGCTACAGGGAAACGCTGCCAAAGTGTATCGCTGTGTGGCTTGTTCAGCCACCTTTACTGGATTGGCCTCATTGCTAGTACATCAGGCAACCCATGCCAGCTCACCCTCCAAGGTCACTTCCCCTCCTCCAACCCAGCCTAACATCAGCCCACATGAAACGCCGTTTGCAAGTACAGACTCATCCATCGAGCACCTAAGCTCGCCAACACTCTTGCCTGACAGCCCTACACCTTCTTTCTTTATTTGTGATTGTGGAGAGGAATTTCAGGACTTTGGTCTTATGCTGGAGCACAAACGTTCACATATATCTCAAATACAGCTGCTGCAGCCCCTGGATAGTAACATTGTTCTCTCTAGTGCAACAGATTGCAATAAGGATTTTCCAACCCAGCATGTATCATTCACTCCTGTAACCCAGTCAAGTTTGGCCCTTACTTGTCCCTCTACCTCGAAGTCCCCAGCTGTTGAATTACCTACTTTAACAGCCCATAAAGCAGATGTAAGCCTGGAGGACGATATTGCCATAGTAACCGATCCTCAAGGCCAGGGTGCACCCCCTGAAAATGATAGTGAGGAGCAACTTCAGAACATGTCATCCACTGCCGAGCAAATACCAGAGACTGTAGAGGAAACTAATTTTGAGGAGAACACAAATTCTGTCCGCAGCTGTGAAAAAGGAGAGAATTTGCCCACAAATAACATCCTTATGAAGCTGCTTGCATCAGCGTACATGAAACACTTACCCCTTCCTCAGAGTCAGGATCAGAACGAAAACACAGTTATCCCCAAGCAGGAAGCTGTACCTGTGGATATAACACCAGGATCAAAAACAGAAGCGCCGCCAATCAATGATCTGTCTATTGCACAGTTGAGGCGACTCCTCGCAAAACCCGATATAAAGACAAAGGCTCCATCCATTAGCAGAATTCTTGAGTCCAGTAAGAAGAGGGTTGTCTCCCTGACTAAGACTTTATCTCCTGTTGTAGTTCTCGAGACTCGTCAAAAGCTCATGGATCCTGTTGGTAATGGAACATACGGGAAATACCAGTGTGGCCGCTGTCGTAGGGTTTTTCAGAACCTGGACAGATTGACAGAGCATCATTTTTTACACAAAAAAGAGAGGATTAAGTGTTGTCGTCGATGCAAACAGCTGATCATTGGGAGACTTCCTTTGCCTGACAATCATGTGTGCCCTCAGTTCGGAAACAGGGCTCTACCGCCATCGAGCGCTTTAAAAACCAAGTTTCCATTTGCACAGAAAATAGTGCCGTTCCACAGTCTCAACAATGCGAAAAAGGTTTTCTTCTGTCCAATGTGCAAGCACAGCTATGCACGGAGGTGGAACCTCAAAacgcacaagtgccaaggtccAAGGTCAGTCCTCTCTAGGCAGATCAATCCCTCAATACAGAAGATGCTAGCACTGCGGCCCACTAACAGCGTTGCCAATGATGGTGTGGATGAAGTCAATGCTGCATCCCAGAATTCCAAGAGCATTGCAGTGGGTACTGAAGTTACTGGCCGTATCAAGGTAGAGGTGACCTCTCCAAATGCAGAGCAGTCTGCAGCTTCACAGTTGGCCTGGGCTCGCCCAGCACAGAACTTCTCCCCGTTCTCCCTGAAATCTCCAGTGATGGAGCAGCACAAGGATAATTCTGTGTGTAGCATTTCACTCCAGCAAGGAGAAGAAAATAACTGGGATGCAGAAGCAGCCAATAGTGACGGTAGCAACGAAGGGCAGTGGACGATGCCCTTAGATGATGAAACACAGGTGTTCAGTTCTGCAGAGAAGGGTGTTGATGATGAAGCGAAGAACTCCTTTTCAGCCGAGCATGGTCTGCGCTATTTCGTCCGGGATGGAGTGAAACGATACCCATGCAACAGGTGTCAGAAAACCTACAGCCGTGCTTCAACTTTGAGGCGCCACCTGCGACTCTGTGGTTTCAGGCCACGCGGGTTTGGAGCTATAGCACAGGGTGGTAGTCAGGGTTTGATTACACTGAATGCCAATAATATCAAACcaatgttttcctgttttgtctGTGGGAAGACCTTCAATCGCAAAGATAACATGATGGTTCATAGAAAAAGATGTCAGTTTCAACGAACCATGGCAGATGTGGAAAGAGGGACTGTGCAGACTAGCTTGCCAGGCAATGGATCAGCAGAGCCAGCAAGTCAAACCCAGGAGGATGATGGAGGAAACTGGGGCATCATGTCACTGCCGTCCGTGCTTCCAAGGAGGGTAACGTGTGAGTGTGGGGTCGGATTTACGTCTCCGAGACTTCTCTTGGAGCATTTGCAGAAGCATGCTCAAGAGTCGTACACATGTCCAACTTGTGGAGAAACTGTTAATTCCTGGGCAGACTATGAAGTTCATTTGCAGATCCACATGCATCCTCATCACCAGTTACTGAAGGGACTACAGCCACAGCGATCACAACCACTGTTGATTCGATTTCAGCAGCAGCAACCTCCTCCGCcaccgcagcagcagcagcagcaacaacagcagcagcagcaggctcaGTCAGTGCACCCGCCTCCACAGAAGCAATCACACTCAGAGCCACTACCGAATCCACCAAAGAAGCAGGGGAGGATTGTGTGCACACGATGCGGGAACACTTTTGCAACTCGCTGTTCCCTCCGAAGGCACATATCATGGAATCGATGCAAAGGTGCACGGGTTACAAATCAATTTGCAAGCCCACCCAAAAGTGTGCACTGTTCCCACTGCAACGCTGACTTTCCGAACACCATCAGTCTGATTTTTCACCAGAGGAGCGGTGCCTGCAAGCCTGCCATCAAGCCTGTCCGCTGCCCTGTTTGCCTCCGCTGGTTTGGTACAGTGGAGAGTTTGCAGAAACACCTGCTGACTCACAAACAGTCTGAATCGTACCGATGCGACGTCTGCCAGGGTACGTACCCAAACCTGAAATCGCTCAAAAACCACCGCAGGAGGATTCATCGCATCATGGCTGGGGACATAAAtccaaaaacacaagaacagcTTACAtcttaa